The DNA segment ACGAATACAACCTTTTAAAGAACTACCTTGGATTAATAGTTCGTTGTCATTACCTTGAACCATTGTTTTGATTAAAGGAATGTCTGCTTGATTAATATCCTCGCCCAACAGCACTACACCTGTTGATATATGCAGTGTTGTCTGGACTGTTAGCGTCAGAAATAATGTGCCGTGTAAATGGTTAGGTAAATATTTATGGTGTCCAGGCGGTTGATTTTGAGTTGGTGGTGTTGTAGGGAAATAAACAAAATCGTATGGTCTGGGGCCACGTTCTTGATTGGAACCACCAAAATTTTGAGAACGGGAAGAATTTCTAGCCATGTTATTTTTTAATAGTCAATGCAACAAAATGTACAGTAGCGGTGTGTTTATATCGGAAGTAACGTTGAGCAATATTTTTGATATCTTCAGAGTTCAAATCTTTAGGAAAGCGGGTTTCTGTAGGTGAATGCAATAATAAATTCTGCTCTATAATTTCCCAATGACCTGCTTTAATTAGGCGAAAATTATTTTCACCATCTTGAGTTTGTAAAATAGATGCTTTGTCTTGAGAACTGAGAATTAAAACCTCATATTTACCTTGTTTTTGCTGCCAGCGTATTTCTAATATGGAATTAAATAGCTGTCCTTGTGGACTGGGGAAAGTTTCGTTAAGATTTTGTTGGAGGCGATCGCGCACATCTGCTTCTAAGCTAGTATATTCAGAATCTTCCGCACCTAGTCGCCAAAATCCTCCCACCCGATGCGCCCAGCGCAAAAAGTAATAACTCGGTGGAGTAGAGAATTTTTGCAGTAGTTTAATTAATTCTTCCGCCGATAGCGGTTGCTGATTTACCCCTACGAAGCACATACCGCACCTCCGTTTTGCAGCAAGTGACTCCAAGCAGCAACAGCTTTAGTAAATAAATCTCGGACACCATTTTCACCATCCCAACGCAGTTCTACACCGAATTTAAAATCCATTGCTGTTAAGACAACATTTTTTACTTCTTGTTTTTCTGTGTCGTTAGTTGGGAAATTATAGGGATTAGCGTTATCACCTCGTAAAAACTTCCCAGCCCCTAAGAGATAAATTTTATCCCAAGGTGTTGAACTGCCAAATGAATAAATTTGGTTGTTATTGTCCAATATGCAGCCAGGATACTGGACAACAGCACTGTTGTACTCTAGACGAACTATACCCAAACCCCGTGATTTGGCAAACCCAATACCAAACCAGCCAGCATTTAAGTCACGTAACACCAATGCAATTAATCCCAACTGGGCCAGGGAAAAGTTTTTTAAGTGAATTTTGGTCTTAAACGCGCCAGCAGTGCAGACTTGATAATCAAAAGGCCCGTGTGCTACTGAACCAAATACTCTATCAATGGCGACACCGTTACGTTCTTCAATTTTGAGTGGTACTGAAGTATCAGGATAGGCATCTTCAATGCGGAAACGGCTGGCGATCGCAATATTACCAAATATCTGGTCAGTAAATGACGATTCTTTGTAGATTCTCGGTGCAGATAATTTCTTTTTTACCCCTTGTTCAGCTTGAGGATTTTCGTATAAATAATCATATTTATCGGTATCCAAAGGATTGTTCGCCCAAACCAGTTCCGTATTAGATGGTTTTTCATATTCAGGATGACCTACCGTTCTCACAATACGTTCAGCATGGGCGCGAATTGCACCTTTAAGCGAACTCCCAGGTAAATAAATTATGGATTTACCATTGTGAAAAGTTTCGACAAATTCCATCTGGGGTTTCGTGGGGTCTGCACCTTCCCGACCAGATTTAATCAAGATAGGGCCATCTGGAATAATTGTCAGGTCAATTGTGCAGTGGTTAACAAATTGCTTGTGCATGATTCTAGTGAGAAGAAGTTGCTGTAGTGTTAGTGCGTTTTTGAAGTTCGCTAGCAAGATGATTAATAAAAGCGTCAGCCCAAGCTTGTTTTAAAGATTGAGAATCAATATCAGAAGAAGTGGAATTAGAACTATTATTAATCAAAGATTTGAGATAGTCTTGTACTTTTTTTGGGTCTGTTTGCGGTTTGTAATTCTTATCTCGTTTGTAATTTTCATCTCGAACATCGACCCATTTCATATCCTCAATTATCAGCTTGACAACTCCTAAGCCGCGAGAACGTCCGCCACCAAGGGGAATTTGTTCTGTTTGAAATTGGTGCAAGCCAATCATTAACATTCCTAATTCCCATTCTGCGGCATTTTCAATCACTGCATGAAATATAAAAGGAGTCCCGGCTGGTACAACTTGAAAGTCATAAAGTTTGCCATCACCAGCAGTTTCTGTATCTCTATCAATCGCAACACCATCACGTTCTTGATACTGACCAAACCAATTATCGTCAGGTTTACTAACTGTTAAATCACGAATTTGGAATTTACTAGCCAGCCAGGGAGAACCAAATAGTGAAGAAACTAAGTCAGTGTTGTTGATAATATATTCGTGTAATTGAGCTTCTTTTTCCTGTGGGGTTAAATTTTTGATACGCTCTTTAACACTAGCCATTTCATCTGGAGGAATTGACCATTCTGTTTCCTGGGCTGGGTTAGCAGCAAAATCATGATGAATTCCCCGCAAAAAACTTTCCAGCCGTGAACGTAATGCACCTTTTAAACTCGAACCGGGGATTAATGGTCTACCAAAAGCATCTTTAATAACTGGCAAATCTGAGCCAATTGGTTCTGTAGAACGTCCAGCACTGATTCTCAAAGCTGTAACAGTTTCAAGGATACCGATAAT comes from the Nostoc sp. PCC 7120 = FACHB-418 genome and includes:
- a CDS encoding RAMP superfamily CRISPR-associated protein; its protein translation is MHKQFVNHCTIDLTIIPDGPILIKSGREGADPTKPQMEFVETFHNGKSIIYLPGSSLKGAIRAHAERIVRTVGHPEYEKPSNTELVWANNPLDTDKYDYLYENPQAEQGVKKKLSAPRIYKESSFTDQIFGNIAIASRFRIEDAYPDTSVPLKIEERNGVAIDRVFGSVAHGPFDYQVCTAGAFKTKIHLKNFSLAQLGLIALVLRDLNAGWFGIGFAKSRGLGIVRLEYNSAVVQYPGCILDNNNQIYSFGSSTPWDKIYLLGAGKFLRGDNANPYNFPTNDTEKQEVKNVVLTAMDFKFGVELRWDGENGVRDLFTKAVAAWSHLLQNGGAVCAS
- the csx7 gene encoding type III CRISPR-associated RAMP protein Csx7 codes for the protein MFEIFKNRLEIIGILETVTALRISAGRSTEPIGSDLPVIKDAFGRPLIPGSSLKGALRSRLESFLRGIHHDFAANPAQETEWSIPPDEMASVKERIKNLTPQEKEAQLHEYIINNTDLVSSLFGSPWLASKFQIRDLTVSKPDDNWFGQYQERDGVAIDRDTETAGDGKLYDFQVVPAGTPFIFHAVIENAAEWELGMLMIGLHQFQTEQIPLGGGRSRGLGVVKLIIEDMKWVDVRDENYKRDKNYKPQTDPKKVQDYLKSLINNSSNSTSSDIDSQSLKQAWADAFINHLASELQKRTNTTATSSH